One Methanobacterium sp. genomic region harbors:
- a CDS encoding NifB/NifX family molybdenum-iron cluster-binding protein produces MKITVISIPTLDKRGLLADISTHFGKTPYFTLIRYEDGEIKDIEVIEIFSKHSGGSKTPAEIIMNSKADILICGNLGSKAVSMLGDGEMEIFSGASGRVKDVLKEWKRGNLEAADENSCNGKDC; encoded by the coding sequence GTGAAAATAACTGTTATAAGCATACCTACCCTTGATAAAAGAGGTTTACTGGCAGACATTTCAACTCACTTTGGAAAAACACCCTATTTCACTTTAATTAGATATGAAGATGGAGAAATCAAAGATATTGAAGTAATTGAAATTTTTAGTAAGCATAGCGGCGGCTCTAAGACGCCCGCAGAGATCATAATGAATTCAAAAGCAGATATATTAATTTGTGGGAATTTAGGGTCAAAAGCTGTTTCCATGTTGGGTGATGGTGAAATGGAAATATTTTCAGGGGCATCTGGAAGAGTTAAAGACGTTTTAAAAGAATGGAAAAGGGGTAATCTAGAAGCTGCAGATGAAAATTCCTGTAATGGAAAGGACTGTTAA
- a CDS encoding 4Fe-4S binding protein, which translates to MVRIIIDHDKCDGEKCEECADVCPMEVLILDGDKIVIQNMDECSLCESCVDVCPNEALKIEDN; encoded by the coding sequence ATGGTCAGAATAATAATTGATCACGATAAATGTGATGGGGAAAAATGTGAAGAATGCGCAGATGTATGTCCCATGGAAGTCCTTATACTTGATGGAGATAAAATTGTGATTCAAAATATGGATGAATGCAGTTTGTGCGAATCCTGTGTAGATGTATGTCCAAATGAAGCATTAAAAATTGAAGATAATTAA
- a CDS encoding Mrp/NBP35 family ATP-binding protein — protein sequence MIKEQENQEQKLAYMQQDIIITKRMDQIKHKIAVMSGKGGVGKSTMAVNIAASFANKGYKTGIMDVDIHGPNVPKMLKIGKIGLKVNEEGILPVEAGENLKVMSSQFLLSDENSPIIWRGPKKTAAIRQFLSDVSWGNLDILIIDCPPGTGDEHLAILQSIPSIDGIIMVTTPHTVSLDDVEKSINMVRHLKIEVLGIVENMSGLICPECETEIPIFGNGGGSEIASKTGIQLLGAVPIEVSPKEHSGLLIENEESKTSEKILKIVAKIENMVLNNGST from the coding sequence ATGATTAAAGAACAGGAAAATCAGGAACAGAAATTAGCTTACATGCAACAGGATATTATTATTACAAAGAGAATGGACCAGATAAAGCATAAAATTGCAGTTATGAGTGGAAAAGGAGGAGTAGGCAAATCTACAATGGCAGTGAATATTGCAGCATCTTTTGCAAACAAAGGTTACAAAACGGGTATTATGGACGTGGATATACACGGTCCTAACGTTCCAAAAATGCTTAAAATTGGAAAAATAGGCCTTAAAGTTAATGAAGAGGGAATATTGCCTGTAGAAGCAGGAGAAAACCTTAAAGTAATGTCTTCACAGTTCCTTTTATCTGATGAAAATTCGCCAATAATATGGAGAGGTCCTAAAAAGACGGCGGCAATACGGCAATTTCTTTCAGATGTATCCTGGGGTAATCTTGATATCTTGATAATTGACTGCCCTCCAGGCACTGGTGATGAGCATTTAGCAATTTTACAGTCAATCCCATCCATTGATGGTATAATAATGGTCACCACGCCCCACACAGTATCTTTGGATGATGTGGAAAAATCCATAAACATGGTCAGGCATTTAAAAATCGAGGTACTGGGAATCGTAGAAAATATGTCGGGACTCATCTGTCCAGAATGCGAAACAGAGATACCTATATTTGGAAATGGCGGGGGCAGTGAAATAGCATCAAAAACAGGGATACAGTTATTAGGTGCTGTTCCTATTGAAGTTAGTCCTAAAGAACATAGTGGGTTATTAATTGAAAATGAGGAGTCTAAAACCTCGGAAAAAATACTGAAAATTGTAGCTAAAATTGAGAATATGGTACTAAATAATGGATCTACATGA